One Mycoavidus sp. HKI genomic region harbors:
- a CDS encoding Fic family protein, whose protein sequence is MNTKSTWIWRRAEWPDLAYDAQMTASDLAQAYRIHGVVEGKATAIGLGSTSQVALDALSDEVLATAAIEGERLSLNVVRSSVMRRLGLSTSGPSNRHVDGLVEVISDATAEFDMPLDEDRLCRWQSALFPGGTSGIHRIVVGRYRDHDDPMQIVSGPLGREVVHYEAPPSKDVPAQMQRFLTWFAETSPSQAWAVPAGSKKIEGFARAAIAHLWFESIHPFEDGNGRIGRAIADMAMAQHLRQTVRLYSLSRQLLTSRSAYYDTLNQAQRGDIDVTAWVQWFARQCTAACHAASHTIDQAIEKRRFWEKHEGGGLHERQRKLLQRLLDDGDGGFLGGLNVDKYMKMTGVSKATATRDLSEMVAGGQLWSHGVGKAVRYYINVPGWSHGLDLEPSAGGPAVVAADEERESKESEMNVRPAQGRDVG, encoded by the coding sequence ATGAACACGAAATCCACCTGGATCTGGCGTCGGGCTGAATGGCCTGATCTCGCCTACGACGCGCAGATGACCGCATCTGACTTGGCGCAGGCCTACCGGATACACGGTGTGGTCGAAGGCAAGGCTACGGCCATCGGCCTTGGAAGTACCAGTCAAGTTGCACTGGATGCTCTATCGGATGAGGTGCTGGCCACCGCTGCCATAGAAGGAGAGCGTTTGTCGCTCAATGTGGTCCGGTCATCCGTGATGCGGCGACTCGGGCTCTCAACGTCGGGACCCTCCAACCGCCATGTTGATGGCCTTGTTGAGGTTATTAGCGATGCCACGGCAGAGTTTGACATGCCTCTCGATGAGGATCGCTTGTGCCGGTGGCAATCGGCACTGTTTCCTGGTGGCACGTCCGGCATTCACCGCATCGTCGTCGGTCGCTATCGCGATCATGACGACCCGATGCAGATCGTGAGCGGTCCGCTCGGCCGTGAAGTGGTGCATTACGAGGCGCCGCCATCCAAGGACGTGCCGGCGCAAATGCAGCGCTTCCTCACGTGGTTTGCTGAGACATCACCTTCGCAGGCCTGGGCGGTGCCGGCGGGCAGCAAGAAGATCGAAGGCTTCGCCCGTGCCGCCATCGCGCACCTGTGGTTCGAGAGCATCCACCCGTTTGAGGACGGTAACGGCCGCATTGGGAGGGCCATCGCTGACATGGCCATGGCGCAGCATTTGCGACAAACGGTGCGCCTCTATAGCCTTTCGCGCCAGCTACTAACCTCGCGCTCGGCGTACTACGATACCCTTAACCAAGCTCAGCGTGGCGACATCGATGTCACGGCGTGGGTGCAATGGTTTGCGCGCCAATGTACGGCCGCCTGTCATGCCGCGAGCCACACTATTGACCAGGCAATCGAGAAGAGGCGTTTTTGGGAGAAGCACGAGGGCGGTGGACTTCATGAGCGGCAGCGCAAGCTGCTGCAGCGCCTGCTCGATGACGGGGACGGTGGCTTCTTGGGCGGCTTGAACGTCGACAAGTACATGAAGATGACCGGCGTCTCAAAGGCCACGGCGACACGCGACCTTTCGGAGATGGTCGCGGGTGGGCAACTGTGGAGCCACGGCGTCGGCAAAGCGGTGCGCTACTACATCAATGTGCCTGGGTGGTCGCATGGCCTTGACTTGGAGCCCAGTGCTGGGGGCCCTGCTGTGGTCGCTGCCGACGAGGAGCGCGAGTCGAAGGAGTCCGAGATGAATGTGCGCCCAGCCCAAGGGAGAGATGTGGGCTAG
- a CDS encoding YhcG family protein, whose translation MQEKKLTSSKISLAPLVIEQLYKQAASYIDNARQTVYRVIDTQMVSAYWCIGRDIVQAEQNGHARAEYGSNLLSALSEKLTKKYGRGFSISTLRDTRQFYLIYFDHMPIHHALRGESEKQLNSRLGWIHYRALMRLDRPEARQFYEIEAEKNHWSGRELERQIASLLFDRLARSKDRDGIMRLACKGQEITKPEDTIKEPMVLEFLNLPESHRLVESELEEALINNLQHFLLELGKGFAFVARQKRLSLDGDHFYTDLVFYHVILKCYVIIDLKIRKLSHADLGQMLLYVNYFDREIIEKDDNPTIGLILCTDKSDAMVQYTLGDKTKQIFASKYQFHLPTEEELEAELRREIKEIKQKLDG comes from the coding sequence ATGCAAGAGAAAAAATTAACTTCGAGTAAAATTAGTTTAGCGCCTTTGGTTATTGAGCAACTTTATAAGCAAGCTGCAAGTTATATCGATAACGCTCGCCAAACTGTTTATCGTGTCATCGATACACAAATGGTCAGCGCTTACTGGTGTATTGGCCGTGATATTGTGCAAGCAGAGCAAAATGGGCATGCGCGTGCTGAATATGGGAGCAATTTGTTGTCTGCACTTTCAGAGAAGCTTACAAAGAAATATGGCCGTGGATTCAGTATTTCTACTTTACGAGATACCCGCCAATTTTACTTGATTTATTTTGATCACATGCCAATTCACCACGCACTGCGTGGTGAATCAGAAAAGCAATTGAATTCTAGGCTGGGGTGGATCCATTACCGTGCGTTGATGAGATTGGATCGGCCTGAAGCACGGCAGTTTTATGAAATTGAAGCCGAAAAAAATCATTGGTCAGGTCGAGAACTTGAAAGGCAGATTGCGAGCTTATTGTTTGATCGGCTGGCTAGAAGCAAAGATAGAGATGGCATAATGAGACTAGCCTGTAAAGGTCAAGAAATTACTAAACCAGAAGATACTATAAAAGAGCCTATGGTTCTTGAATTTCTTAATCTACCAGAATCACATCGATTAGTTGAATCAGAACTCGAAGAAGCTTTAATAAATAATCTACAGCATTTTTTATTAGAATTAGGTAAAGGTTTTGCATTTGTAGCAAGGCAAAAGCGGCTCTCGCTGGATGGCGATCATTTTTATACAGATCTTGTCTTCTATCATGTCATTTTAAAATGTTACGTTATCATTGATCTTAAAATTAGAAAGCTATCACATGCTGATTTAGGCCAGATGCTGCTATATGTTAATTATTTTGACCGAGAAATAATTGAAAAAGACGATAACCCGACGATCGGACTGATACTCTGTACCGATAAAAGTGACGCAATGGTTCAATATACGCTTGGTGATAAGACTAAACAAATTTTTGCCAGTAAATACCAATTTCATTTGCCGACGGAAGAAGAGCTAGAAGCAGAGCTCAGACGAGAAATAAAAGAGATAAAGCAAAAATTAGATGGGTAG
- the minC gene encoding septum site-determining protein MinC, protein MSNKKTSCFELRNSSFDTLLFTVKTADLEVLHQALKRRFEVAPEFFANDIVVIDVRPLHTGETIDIDALAAMLRKVRMYPVGIAAHEAQRTWAQRSGLPFVEVGVERIAPQPAAPVTSPVAPPPIPKIEAHIEDYKSALVIDKPLRSGQQVYAKGDLIVLGVVSYGAEVIAEGHIHIYAPLRGRALAGAQGNLNARIFCTCLEPELLSIAGIYRTTETPLPAHVQGKPVQVSLLNEKLVIEPLKLT, encoded by the coding sequence ATGTCAAATAAAAAAACTTCGTGCTTTGAACTACGCAATAGCTCCTTTGATACGCTACTTTTTACTGTTAAAACAGCTGATCTTGAGGTTTTACACCAAGCATTAAAACGCCGCTTCGAAGTCGCGCCAGAGTTTTTTGCGAATGATATTGTGGTGATCGATGTACGCCCTCTGCATACTGGCGAAACGATAGACATTGATGCTCTGGCTGCGATGTTGCGTAAAGTACGCATGTATCCCGTTGGCATTGCGGCTCATGAGGCACAACGTACCTGGGCGCAACGCAGTGGTCTGCCGTTCGTTGAAGTAGGCGTTGAGCGGATTGCGCCACAACCCGCGGCGCCTGTCACCAGCCCTGTAGCACCACCGCCAATACCCAAGATAGAGGCGCACATTGAAGACTATAAATCAGCACTGGTCATCGACAAACCGCTCCGCTCCGGCCAGCAAGTCTATGCAAAAGGGGATTTGATTGTGCTTGGTGTCGTGAGCTATGGTGCTGAAGTCATTGCCGAGGGTCATATTCATATTTATGCCCCGCTGCGTGGACGAGCGCTCGCTGGCGCACAGGGTAATCTCAATGCGCGTATTTTTTGTACCTGCCTTGAGCCTGAGTTACTTTCAATTGCGGGTATTTATCGTACAACCGAAACACCCCTACCGGCGCATGTGCAAGGCAAACCTGTGCAAGTCAGCCTCTTAAATGAAAAATTAGTGATCGAACCCCTCAAATTAACTTAA